One segment of Chionomys nivalis chromosome 3, mChiNiv1.1, whole genome shotgun sequence DNA contains the following:
- the LOC130871890 gene encoding olfactory receptor 5K3-like, whose translation MRKNNNSLITEFILMGFTDQQNLKTLLFLVFFAIYLITMVGNLGLVVLIYIERRLHTPMYIFLGNLALMDSCCSCAITPRMLHNFFSVDRKMSLYECMVQFYFFSLAETADCFFLATMAYDRYVAICNPLQYHTMMSKKICLQMITGTYIAGNLHSIIHVGLLFRLTFCKSNVIKHFYCDVFPLYRLSCVDPYINELVMLILSSSIQTFSITVVLISYFYILFTLFTMKSNEGRGKALSTCASHFLSVSIFYGSLLYMYAHPHSVNEGDNDIPVAIFYTLVIPLLNPFIYSLRNKEVINVMKRTMKKK comes from the coding sequence ATGAGGAAGAACAACAATTCTTTAATAACAGAGTTCATCCTGATGGGATTCACAGATCAACAAAACCTGAAGACCCTCTTGTTCCTGGTGTTCTTTGCCATCTATTTGATCACCATGGTGGGGAATCTCGGGCTGGTGGTCTTGATCTATATAGAACGCCGTCTTCACACACCCATGTATATCTTTTTGGGCAACCTGGCTCTCATGGATTCCTGCTGCtcctgtgccatcacacccaggaTGCTACATAACTTCTTTTCTGTGGACAGAAAGATGTCTCTTTATGAATGTATGGTACAGTTCTATTTTTTTAGTCTTGCTGAAACTGCAGATTGCTTTTTTCTGGCAacaatggcctatgaccgctatgtagcCATATGTAATCCACTACAGTACCATACTATGATGTCCAAGAAAATATGCCTTCAGATGATCACAGGAACCTACATAGCAGGAAACCTGCATTCAATCATTCATGTAGGGTTGTTATTTAGGTTAACTTTCTGTAAGTCTAATGTAATCAAACATTTTTATTGTGATGTCTTTCCATTATATAGACTCTCATGTGTTGACCCTTATATCAATGAACTGGTGATGCTCATCTTGTCTAGTTCAATTCAAACTTTTAGCATTACTGTAGTCCTGATATcatatttctatattctttttactttattcacAATGAAATCTAATGAAGGTAGAGGAAAAGCCTTATCAActtgtgcttcccactttctgtcTGTATCCATATTCTATGGTTCTCTTCTCTACATGTATGCCCATCCGCATTCAGTCAATGAAGGAGATAATGATATACCTGTAGCTATTTTCTATACCCTAGTAATTCCTTTATTAAACCCTTTCATTTACAGTCTGAGAAATAAAGAAGTAATAAATGTGATGAAAAGAACCATGAAGAAGAAATGA